The sequence TCTAGTTATAGTCAATTGAGGAGAAGTTGGTGACGTCGTCACTCGTCTCTCCTAGCCCCAAATTCTCCTGAATTAAAATTTAATTAGTCCATTAAAATAGAAAGAGTGGGTAATAAGGTCTTTTTTAAAACTATAATCATAACCAGCCCCTAGTTTAAATGGTAAGACAGATTGTACGTTTACATAACCTCCTAAAGTATATTTCACATTCTTTGCAGATGATCCTACAGGTTTTATGATGGGAACTACTATTGGGGCTTGATGTGATGTGTTAGTAAAAGTAATTACGCCTGTTGGATTATTCAGTAAAAGAGTATTGTCTAATTTGACGTGAATTTCCGGAATAATTGAAATATTTTCTACCAAAATATTTTTACTTAAACTTATTCCAGTTTCAAGTAATATTCTTTTGCCTTTCTTAGTTGGTACATTAATGTTAAACTCTTTCCTATATTCTGTAAAATTGTTTATTAAAAAATGATCAAATGTTATTCCTACTATTGGTTTGAACAGAAATTTATCTAAATCCATTTTATAGTAAGTTTCAAGTTTTGCACGTGTTACATAACCGTTAGTCTTGCTATTAATTGCAATATTATTCCGTCCTCCTTTGTTTTTAATAAAGGCTTTACCATATTTGAGATAAGAATTCAGATATATATTTGGTGATAATGTATGTTGGGTATAAATTGCCGCTACATGTAAAATAGTATTTTGCTTATCATTAAAGATGGTTTGCAATTTAGTATACGAATTTGCAAGAGCATATGCGATTCCTATAATAAAACTATCCAGGGGTCGTGTATCAAAACCTAAAATAAAACCTTGCTGATTATTTTTAAAGGCTAAAATATTTCCTTGTTGCTGTTGTTTGGTAATAGAGCTGATAAATTGAATCCATCCACCTTTTTTAATATAATCATTATCTCCTGACGCTACCACATTTACCGTAGAATTATCTGTTAATGTATGGTTAGTTAAAGCATTAGAAATCGTATCCAAATAGTCAAATTCTATATATGTAGTATATTTCGATATATCTTGCTCAACATCAGGGTTAATAGGTGAAATATAACTATTTTCTTCAGCTAATGTTTGAGAAGATGGAATTGCTACTGAATTTGGTTGTTCGGATTCTAAATTGGTTTGCTCAGTGCTTGAATCTGGTTGTTCGGATTCTAAATTGGTTTGCTCAGTGCTTGAATCTGGTTGTTCGGATTCTAAATTGGTTTGCTCAGTGCTTGAATCTGGTTGTTCAGATTCTAAATTGGTTTGCTCAGTGCTTGAATCTGGTTGTTCGGATTCTAAATTGATTTGCTCGGTTTCTGAATTGGCTTGTTTAGCTACTAAAGTTGGTTGTTCGTCTGCTTGGTCTGGTTGTTTAACTACTGAAGACGGAGGGTCATCTACTGGAGTCGTAGGTTCAGCTGCTATTGGCTCCTCTTCTGCAAACAATGTTTCTAACCCTAGGTTGTCTCCAAATATTTCATATGGATCAACATCTGCATTATCGTCTACAGATACTGCAGCTTGTTGAATTACTTCATGCACAGGTTTCTCAGCTGCTACATCTGTTTGTATAGCTACTGAGGTTTGTTGTTCATCTACTATATCTGTTTGTGTAGCTACTGTTTTTGTATCTGCAGTATTTGTGTGTTCAGATACTAGGGTAGGATGGGCATCTACTGTAACCGTCTTTGTTGCTGGAGGCATATCTGTTGTTGTAGCAATTTCCATTACTGAAACTTCCTCGATTATTGGAGCCATATATATTACTGGATCTGCCATTACTGTAGCCTTTTCTGTTACAGGAGAGGTTACTGTTACTGTAGCTGTAGCCGTCTTTGTTGCTGGAGGCATATCTGTTGTTGTAGCAATTTCCATTACTGAAACTTCCTCAGTTATTGGAGCCATATATATTACTGGATCTGCCATTACTGTAGCCTTTTCTGTTACAGGAGAGGTTACTGTTACTGTAGCTGTAGCCGTCTTTGTTGCTGGAGGCATATCTGTTGTTGTAGCAATTTCCATTACTGAAACTTCCTCGATTATTGGAGCCATATATATTACTGGATCTGCCATTACTGTAGCCTTTTCTGTTACAGGAGAGGTTACTGTTACTGTAGCTGTAGCCGTCTTTGTTGCTGGAGGCATATCTGTTGTTGTAGCAATTTCCATTACTGAAACTTCCTCAGTTATTGGAGCCATATATATTACTGGATCTGCCATTACTGTAGCCTTTTCTGTTACAGGAGAGGTTACTGTTACTGTAGCTGTAGCCGTCTTTGTTGCTGGAGGCATATCTGTTGTTGTAGCAATTTCCATTACTGAAACTTCCTCGATTATTGGAGCCATATATATTACTGGATCTGCCATTACTGTAGCCTTTTCTGTTACAGGAGAGGTTACTGTTACTGTAGCTGTAGCCGTCTTTGTTGCTGGAGGCATATCTGTTGTTGTAGCAATTTCCATTACTGGAATTTCCTCGATTATTGGAGCCATATATATTACTGGAGTTGGCATTATTGTAGCCTTTTGTGTTATTGGAGAGGTTACTGTTACTGTAGCCGTAGCTGTCTTTGTTGCTGGGGGCATATCTGTAGCTCTCTCCATTACTGGAGATGGTTCTGTTATTAGAACAATAGCTGCATGCCCAACAATACCCTTTTTAGCTGCTTCTAACTCATCTCTCAATGATAACGAATTTCTTGTTGTAGGAGGTATATCATCTAATGACTCATCTTCAGAATCTACCCTTTTTCTTTTTCTAGATATTTGTTGTGGAGCAGTTTGATTAGATTCTGTGATTGTAGGTGATGGAGTATCTCTTATTGCTAAATTATCCAAAGAAGCATATCCTTCATCTTTCAACTGTTGCACAGGTTTATTAGGTTTCACCTGTGTATCATTCTCTACCGGTACAAACTCTTCAAATTCATTAGGTATATTTCTCCTTTCTGACTGAGCTAAGAGTAGTGACCTAATATTATCATCTAGAGCATGTAACTTAGATTCAAGGTCATCTCTTGTTTCTTTTAATTCAGTAATTTTATTTGCTTTTTTATCAATAGAAATTAATAGTTGGTTGTGTTCGTCGAGTTTTTGTTCGAGCAATGGCATTTGCTCTTCTATGTCACTTATATTTCCCTGTAAATTTTTCAACTGTTCGTTTGCTACTTTAAGTTTAACAGAAAAAGTTTCTTCTGCTTCTGCAACTCTATCAAAAAACTTCCCTTGTATTGCTTGAAGTTTAACAGAAAATTTTTGTTCTGTTTTTTGACTATTATAGTCTTCTTTAGGATTAAGTAATGCTAGGTAATCTTTTTCTAGTAAATCAAGCATTTCCGTTAATTTATTTCCATCTTCAGATGGTTTTATTATTATGTTTTCTGGGTCTACTTTTTTCAATTTCTCATGAGTGTCATTAACAATAAACCATATTTGTTCCATGTTCTCTTTAAATTCAGCAAAAGAAATTTGTTCTGTTTCTTTACTATATAATGGCAAATTTTTGATCTCTTGTTGCTGTAAAATTGAGAGCATTTCTTCACTCTTTTGTTTTTCTAAATTATATTTGTATTGCCGATCAAGTAATGATGAATACTCTATTTCTAGCGAATTAATTTCTTCTTCCAAATTTTTGCGATCATTCAATAATTTTATTTTTTGGGAATGTTCTTGTTCTAATTTTGTTAATTCATCACTGACTTTATCAATAGCATTCCATGTTGCCTCTATTTCATTTTCAAGGTGATGTCTATGAGTAAATGGACGTGGGTGAGAGAATTGTCCTATTTCTTCATTAAATCCTACCGCCAAGACATCAGATACGTCAAATTTTTGCAATAAGAAAAATAAAAAAATAAAAACTAGATACTTTTTTACTAAATATTTATTAACAAAATAATTTTGTAACATGCTAAATATAACCATTCCATTACCTATCAATTAATTTATTTGTTAAAAATTAATTAATATTAACGTAGTTGTCACAGCAATACAAAGTAAAAAGTGCAATTATAGTTTTATTCTTAGGAAATTAAGTTGTTATATGTTGTAAAAAGTTATAACTATAGATTAAACGTACCTTTAAATAGAAATACGACTAATAAAATTAATAATTACGAGAAACAAGGAAAGTAAAATAAAAATACTATAGCCAATTGATTAGAAGTTGGGATTAGGAGACTGTCGGAAGTTAGAAGAGGGAGAGGGTTTTAGAGACCATCCCTACTTAACTTAGTCATCTCTGCTCGACTCAGTGTCACCCCTGCGTAAGCAGGGGTCTAGATTCCCGCCTACGCGGGAATGACAATAGTAGGCGGTAATGATAAGAGAGCATAGGAGCGAAGCCTGTAATAGACGAAACAAAGTGACGACGTCAATGTCAGCAATCTCTCATCAATTGACTATACAAGCTTTGATTAGCTATACCACCCGATCTTCTTCTTGTGTTAAAAATTCCTCCAGCTTTTCTCTTGTGTAATCTTTTTCTTCTAAGATTACTTCATTGTCAAAAATATGTTGTACTGTTTTTTCTTCTAATAATGGACCTTTTAAGTGTTCAATAGATCGAGGGTTTTCTTGATAGAACTTTAATATTGCTTTTTCTTGACCTGGAAATCTCCTTGCTTGAGCTATAATAGCATTTTTAATATCATCCTGTTCAATACGTAAATTCTTAACTTGCATATATTCGGATAACATCAAACCTACTCTAACACGACGTAAGGCTAGCTTATTATAGTACTCATTAATTTCTGCTTCTGATTTATCTTTAAATATTGAATCTGAGTCGTTACTTTTCTCCATTTGAGATTTTAAAGTATTTACTTCCTGGGCTATTAAAGATTTGGGAACATTAAACGTTAATATCTCTTCTAATTGATCAAATAATCTCATCTTCATTAAAGTATGTATATTCTCCCTATATTCATCTGCTATACTTTTAGAAATATTAGTACGCAATTCTTCAACTGTCTTACAATTAAATTTCTTAGCAAACTCATCATCAACGAATATTTCATCAGCAGAATGTACCGCCTTTACCTGAACAATAAATTTAGCAGGCTGACCTGCAATTTGTTCCATATGATATTCTTTTGGGAATGTAACATTAACCTCTACCTCATCTCCAGCTTTACTACCAATAAGCTGATCTTCAAACCCATCAATAAAAGTTCCACTACCAATTACTAATTTGTAATCTGTAACTTTACCACCTTCAAAAGGCTCATTATTGACATAACCAATCGCATCAATAGTAACTTCCTGCCATTTTTCTACTTTCCCTTTATTTTCTTTAGTATAATTTTTTGACATAGATGCAAGTTTATCTATTTGCTTATTAATATCCTCTTCCTCAACTACTAATTTTGGATAAATAACTTTAATTTTTTTAAAATCTGGTAATTCAACATCAGGTAGTAGCTCAAATTTTAGAGTAAATTCTAGATCCTCATTATCTTTATCACATAAATCTTCTAATTGAGGATTACCTACTGTTTTTAGTTTATGATCTTTTATAATATGCTGTACTGCGTGATTAATTTCATGGCTTACCACATCAGACCTAACAGACTGCCTATATTTTTGATTAACAATGTTGATCGGCACTTTTCCAGCACGGAATCCATTAAGTTTAACTTTTTTTGATAAACTATCTAATTCTTTTTGCACTTTATTGGCAATTTTAGAAGAAGGAAGGACAACTTTCACTTCAAAATCTAGACCTTCATTTTTAAGTTCTGTGACTTGCATACTAAAAACTCATTAGCAATATTAAAATATCATGCAAAAACTTGAAGAATTGCTAAACCAATCACTGCAATTTTTGCTTATTTATTTGTGGTGCGGATGGAGGGACTTGAACCCCCACGCCTTGCGGCGCTAGAACCTAAATCTAGTACGTCTGCCAATTCCGTCACACCCGCATAGTGTATCTTGACTATTTATCAACTAGTCTTAGCTAGAAATTTTGTCAGAGCATTATAATACACATGATATAAGCTTTGTAAATCTCTAACTTTTGTATATTCATTAATTTTATGTGCTGTATCAGATAATAAACCAAATTCTACAACAGGACAATAATTTTTGATAAACCTCGCATCAGAAGTACCACCACTAGTAGATAATTTTGTAGATATTTGAGTTGTATCAGATACTACTTGAACAAAATCAGCAATTAACCCTGTTGGTTCTTGAATAAAACAATTAGCTGAAGATACACTACTTAATTCATATTTAAATTGGTATTTAGCACAATATTTGGTAACTATCTGCTCTATCAAATCTGTTATGCTAGATGACGAATGAGCGTCATTAAAACGAATATTAAACTTTGCTGTAACTTTCCCTGCTATTACATTAGTTATATCATTGCCTACATCAATAGAAGTAATTTCTAAATTTGACTGTTGAAAAAATTTACTCCCTTCATCTAATCGATAATTAATCAATTCATTAAGTATTTGAACTAAAGGATGAATCGGATTATTGGCTTGTAATGGATATGCTACATGCCCAGCTGTACCATATAGAGCTAAGTTAAAGTTAATACTTCCACGTCGACCAATTTTTACGGTATCCCCTACTTGCTGTTCATTTGTTGGTTCGCCTACAATAGCAAGATCGATCAAATTATTATCATAGTCAATTGATGAGAAGTTGGGGACGTTATCACTTGTCGCTCGCCTATTACTTATAGGCGTCGCTCCATCGCTCTTAGCCCCAAATTCTCCTGAATTGACTAGATCTCGATGCAAATATTTTAGCATTTCTACAGTGCCATATTTGCCACTTCCTTCCTCATCACTAGTAATTAGAAAACTAATTGAACCATTAGGAACTTTAACACATTCAATGAACTGCAAGCTAGCAGCCAAAAAACATGCTATCGCTCCCTTCATATCGACAGTTCCCCTACCATAAATCTTCTCACCCACTTTACTTGCTATAAAAGGATCATTAAGCCATAATGCTCTATCACCTGCTGGCACAACATCAACATGTCCAGCAAAACAAATATTAGGACGGGCAGTACCATAAACAGCATAAAGGTTGGTTACTTTATAATTATCTTCACCAAATATTTTGGTTTCAGTCTTAAAACCATTTTTTTCTAATAAATTACTAATATATTCAATACAACCGCTACTATTAGGCGTTACTGATTGAAAACTAATCAATTTTTCAAGAAGTTGTATATACATATTCCAACTATTCTCGGACAACCAAAACAGACACCCCAGAATGCCGCACAATTTTCGACGCATTAGGACCTAGCATATAATCTCTAAGCTGTGGTCGTACTGCTGAAATAATAATTAAATCAGCTTTCACTTCATTAGCATATTGTATTATTTCATCATAGACCGCCCCTCGACCAATATGTAATTCAACTTCGATCTCCTCAGGCACATATTGCCTAATTAGCTCTGTTACCTGTACCCGATATTTTTCTTTTTGGTCTTTTGCCCAGTTTTTAGGCAAATAATCCTCGACCATTTTCATACCAAAATCCGAAATGATATAAAGAAAATGTAATTTGGCATTAAAGATAGTAGCAAAACTTAAAGCCTTTGGTAATATTGCCTTAACCGATTGTTTATCCGACAAATCTAATGGTATTATTATATTTTTAAACACAATTAACAACTACTCCGATATTTATCTATTTATTTATTTTACGCTTTTAGATTACCTACGACGTTATTGCGAGGAAACCGTAAGGTCGACGAAGCAATCCAGAAAGTGACTAAAAATGGATTACTTCGCTCACATACGTTCGCTCGCAATGACGTGTTTTAGATTTATCTATT comes from Candidatus Tisiphia endosymbiont of Sialis lutaria and encodes:
- the tig gene encoding trigger factor produces the protein MQVTELKNEGLDFEVKVVLPSSKIANKVQKELDSLSKKVKLNGFRAGKVPINIVNQKYRQSVRSDVVSHEINHAVQHIIKDHKLKTVGNPQLEDLCDKDNEDLEFTLKFELLPDVELPDFKKIKVIYPKLVVEEEDINKQIDKLASMSKNYTKENKGKVEKWQEVTIDAIGYVNNEPFEGGKVTDYKLVIGSGTFIDGFEDQLIGSKAGDEVEVNVTFPKEYHMEQIAGQPAKFIVQVKAVHSADEIFVDDEFAKKFNCKTVEELRTNISKSIADEYRENIHTLMKMRLFDQLEEILTFNVPKSLIAQEVNTLKSQMEKSNDSDSIFKDKSEAEINEYYNKLALRRVRVGLMLSEYMQVKNLRIEQDDIKNAIIAQARRFPGQEKAILKFYQENPRSIEHLKGPLLEEKTVQHIFDNEVILEEKDYTREKLEEFLTQEEDRVV
- the dapE gene encoding succinyl-diaminopimelate desuccinylase → MYIQLLEKLISFQSVTPNSSGCIEYISNLLEKNGFKTETKIFGEDNYKVTNLYAVYGTARPNICFAGHVDVVPAGDRALWLNDPFIASKVGEKIYGRGTVDMKGAIACFLAASLQFIECVKVPNGSISFLITSDEEGSGKYGTVEMLKYLHRDLVNSGEFGAKSDGATPISNRRATSDNVPNFSSIDYDNNLIDLAIVGEPTNEQQVGDTVKIGRRGSINFNLALYGTAGHVAYPLQANNPIHPLVQILNELINYRLDEGSKFFQQSNLEITSIDVGNDITNVIAGKVTAKFNIRFNDAHSSSSITDLIEQIVTKYCAKYQFKYELSSVSSANCFIQEPTGLIADFVQVVSDTTQISTKLSTSGGTSDARFIKNYCPVVEFGLLSDTAHKINEYTKVRDLQSLYHVYYNALTKFLAKTS
- a CDS encoding autotransporter domain-containing protein, coding for MVIFSMLQNYFVNKYLVKKYLVFIFLFFLLQKFDVSDVLAVGFNEEIGQFSHPRPFTHRHHLENEIEATWNAIDKVSDELTKLEQEHSQKIKLLNDRKNLEEEINSLEIEYSSLLDRQYKYNLEKQKSEEMLSILQQQEIKNLPLYSKETEQISFAEFKENMEQIWFIVNDTHEKLKKVDPENIIIKPSEDGNKLTEMLDLLEKDYLALLNPKEDYNSQKTEQKFSVKLQAIQGKFFDRVAEAEETFSVKLKVANEQLKNLQGNISDIEEQMPLLEQKLDEHNQLLISIDKKANKITELKETRDDLESKLHALDDNIRSLLLAQSERRNIPNEFEEFVPVENDTQVKPNKPVQQLKDEGYASLDNLAIRDTPSPTITESNQTAPQQISRKRKRVDSEDESLDDIPPTTRNSLSLRDELEAAKKGIVGHAAIVLITEPSPVMERATDMPPATKTATATVTVTSPITQKATIMPTPVIYMAPIIEEIPVMEIATTTDMPPATKTATATVTVTSPVTEKATVMADPVIYMAPIIEEVSVMEIATTTDMPPATKTATATVTVTSPVTEKATVMADPVIYMAPITEEVSVMEIATTTDMPPATKTATATVTVTSPVTEKATVMADPVIYMAPIIEEVSVMEIATTTDMPPATKTATATVTVTSPVTEKATVMADPVIYMAPITEEVSVMEIATTTDMPPATKTATATVTVTSPVTEKATVMADPVIYMAPIIEEVSVMEIATTTDMPPATKTVTVDAHPTLVSEHTNTADTKTVATQTDIVDEQQTSVAIQTDVAAEKPVHEVIQQAAVSVDDNADVDPYEIFGDNLGLETLFAEEEPIAAEPTTPVDDPPSSVVKQPDQADEQPTLVAKQANSETEQINLESEQPDSSTEQTNLESEQPDSSTEQTNLESEQPDSSTEQTNLESEQPDSSTEQTNLESEQPNSVAIPSSQTLAEENSYISPINPDVEQDISKYTTYIEFDYLDTISNALTNHTLTDNSTVNVVASGDNDYIKKGGWIQFISSITKQQQQGNILAFKNNQQGFILGFDTRPLDSFIIGIAYALANSYTKLQTIFNDKQNTILHVAAIYTQHTLSPNIYLNSYLKYGKAFIKNKGGRNNIAINSKTNGYVTRAKLETYYKMDLDKFLFKPIVGITFDHFLINNFTEYRKEFNINVPTKKGKRILLETGISLSKNILVENISIIPEIHVKLDNTLLLNNPTGVITFTNTSHQAPIVVPIIKPVGSSAKNVKYTLGGYVNVQSVLPFKLGAGYDYSFKKDLITHSFYFNGLIKF
- a CDS encoding universal stress protein, which encodes MFKNIIIPLDLSDKQSVKAILPKALSFATIFNAKLHFLYIISDFGMKMVEDYLPKNWAKDQKEKYRVQVTELIRQYVPEEIEVELHIGRGAVYDEIIQYANEVKADLIIISAVRPQLRDYMLGPNASKIVRHSGVSVLVVRE